ATCGCCTCCGAGCGCTTCGCGATCTTCCAGGTCTTCGCGGTGGCGGCGGGCGTGATGATCGTGCTCTCGGTCTTGCTCGCCGGAACCATCGCGGAGCCGATCCGCAAGCTGGCCGACGCGGCCCAGCGCGTGCGCCGCGGCGTCAAGTCGCGCGAGCAGATCCCTGATTTCAGCAGCCGTCACGACGAGATCGGCCATCTCTCCGGCACGCTGCGCGACATGACCAAGGCGCTCTACAGCCGCATCGAGGCCATCGAGAGCTTCGCCGCCGATGTCGCGCATGAGCTGAAGAACCCGTTGACGTCCCTGCGCAGCGCCGTCGAGACCCTGCCGCGTGCCAAGACGGAGGACTCGCGTTCGCGCCTGCTCTCGGTGATCCAGCATGATGTGCGCCGGCTCGACCGGCTGATCTCCGACATCTCTGACGCTTCGCGCCTCGATGCCGAGCTCGCCCGCAACGATTCCGCGCCGGTCGATGTCGCGCAGGTCCTGGAAGCGGTGGTGACGATCCAGAACGAGACCCGCCGCGAAGCGCAGGCCAGGATCGAGCTGACCAGCGATCGGCGCAGCCAGCGCCCGGGCGGCGATTCCTTTGTCGTGCTCGGCCATGATTCGCGGCTCGGCCAGGTCATGGTCAATCTCATCGACAACGCCCGCTCGTTCTCGCCGCCGGACAAGCCCGTGCGCGTCGTGCTCTCCCGCGTCGCCAACGACGTGCTCGTCACGATCGAGGATGAGGGACCGGGCATCGAGCCGCATGCCCTGGAGCGCATCTTCGAGCGCTTCTACACCGACCGCCCGAATGAGGGCTTCGGCCAGAATTCCGGCCTCGGCCTCTCGATTTCGCGCCAGATCATCGAGGCCCATCGCGGCTCCATCCGGGCGGAAAACCGGCTCGGGCCGGTTGGGCCGGATGGCGAGGCACCCCGGATCGGCGCCCGCTTCATCGTCTGCCTGCCAGCGGCCTATACGCATGCCGCCTGAGACATCCGTGAGTTCGGGATCGACGTCCGGCAGCCGGATCCACGCGACCGTGGTCGCGATAGGGGAGGCTGGCGTGCTGCTCCGTGGCGCTTCCGGCAGCGGCAAGTCCTCCGTGGCTCTTGCCCTTGTCGGCCTCGCCAGCCAATCCGGCCGCTTCGCGCGGCTGGTCGCCGACGACCGCGTGGCGCTTGCTGCGGGCGGTGGCCGATTGCTTGCCCGCCCGGTCGCACCGCTCGAGGGTATCGTCGAACGCCGCGGCCTCGGCCTGACGCCGGAGCCTTTCACCGGAGCGGCTGTGGTCAGGTTGCTCGTCGACCTGATCGGCGAGGAGCCCGCGCGCATGCCGGAGCCGGAAGAACTGGTCGACAATCTCGTCGGCATCGACCTGCCGCGGCTGCGGGTCTTTGGACGCACAGGTGACGAGCGGCTTGTGCTCGCGGCTCTCGACTTATTCACAGAGCCCGGCCCGTAGCCGCGATTTTGACAAGTTTAACGGCTGGCACCTTGCGATTATCTCGCACCTGCCGCATAAACCGCGACCTTGTCCGGGCGCCGATGGGCGCTCTCCGGTGCTGGATTGAATGATCGGACTGGTCCTTGTGACTCATGGGCATCTGGCGACGGAATTCCGCGCCGCGCTCGAACACGTCGTCGGCCCTCAGGCGCAGCTGGCGACCATTGCCATCGCTCCCGATGACGACATGGAGAGCCGCCGCCGCGACATCATCGCCGCCGTCGAGCAGGTCGAGAACGGCAGCGGCGTCGTCATCCTGACCGACATGTTCGGCGGCACGCCCTCCAATCTGGCGATTTCGGTGATGGAGCCCGGCCGCGTCGATGTGGTCGCCGGCGTCAACCTGCCGATGCTGATCAAGCTGGCCAGCGTGCGCGAGGAGAAGACCCTCGACGAGGCGGTGACCAGTGCGCAGGATGCGGGCCGGAAATACATCACGGTCGCCAGCCGCGTGCTGGCCGGCAAGTAAGCGGGCGCGATCGGGGAGGGCGGCTTGGACGAGGATTGTGACTGCCCCGAAGTCGAGATTCCCGCCGGGGCCCTCTACGGCGAATTCGAGATCGTCAACAAGAAGGGTCTGCACGCCCGCGCCACGGCGAAATTCGTGCAATGCGCCGCCCGCTTCGATGCCGACATCACGGTGAGCCGCTGCGGCGAGACCGTAGGCGCAACCTCGATCATGGGCGTCCTGACGCTCGGTGCCGGCATCGGCTCGACGATCACCATCGTCGCCAAGGGCACGGAGGCGAAGCCGGCCCTCGACGCGCTTGCGGCCTTGATCGCCGACAGGTTCGGCGAAGGCGAATGACGCGAGCTGCGACGGGCGCAGCTTTCGAGTTCACCAACCATGCCCTGGCCATGATGGCGGAACGCTCCATCGAACGCGCGTGGGTGGAGCTCACCGTGCTTGAACCGGATCAGGTCGAGCCCGATCTCCGCAATCCCGAAGTCACCAGAGCATTCCGGACCTTGCCAGAGCGCGACGGGCGCGTGTTGCGTGTGGTATACCGGCGAACCGATACCCATTTTCGCATCATCACGATGTTTCTCGATCGAGGTCGCGGCAGATGAGAACGACCTATGACGCGCAGGTCGATGCGCTTTATGTGCGGTTTGCCGAAAGCAAGATCGTTGAAAGCGAGGAAGTGCGGCCGGGCATCGTTTTCGACTTCGACGATGCGGGGCGCATCGTTGGTGTCGAGATTCTCGATGCGTCCGAGCATCTGGCGAAGGACGCCGACCTGTCGCATCTCAGCGCGGCCTGAACCTTCGCGAAGATTGATATAAAGACATCTTTATATCTTTGATTGCCTTCCGCTCCGGTCGCTGCTAGAGAACCGCCCACGTTTCAGGTGGCAGGATTGGAGCTCCCCCGTGTCGGATTACGTCGTCAAGGACATCGCGCTTGCGGATTATGGCCGCAAGGAAATCAACATGGCCCAGGACGAGATGCCGGGCCTGATGGCCGTCCGTGCCGAGAACAAGGGCAAGGCCCCGCTCAAGGGCGCCCGGATCGCCGGCTGCCTGCACATGACCATCCAGACCGCCGTGCTGATCGAGACGCTGAAGGAACTCGGCGCCGACGTCCGCTGGTCCTCCTGCAACATCTTCTCGACCCAGGACCACGCCGCCGCCGCGATCGCCGCGACCGGAACCCCCGTCTTCGCCATCAAGGGCGAGACGCTGGAGGAGTACTGGGAGTACGTGCTGAAGACCGCGACCTGGGGTGACGGCGGCACGCCGAACATGATCCTCGACGACGGCGGCGATCTGACCATGCTGATCATCCTCGGCGCCGAGGCCGAAGCCGGCAACGCCGCCTTCCTCGACAAGCCGGGCAATGAGGAAGAGACGATCTTCTTCGCGCTGATCAAGCGCCAGCTCAAGGCCAATCCGGGCTGGTTCACCAAGACCCGCGCCGCGATCAAGGGCGTCTCCGAGGAGACCACCACCGGCGTGCACCGCCTCTACGAGCTCGCCAAGGCCAGCCGACTGCCGTTCCCGGCGATCAACGTCAACGACAGCGTCACCAAGTCTAAGTTCGACAACCTCTATGGCTGCCGCGAGTCGCTGGTCGACGCCATCCGCCGCGGCACCGACGTCATGATGTCGGGCAAGGTCGCGGTCGTCGCCGGCTATGGCGACGTCGGCAAGGGCTCGGCCGCCTCGCTGCGCCAGGCCGGCTGCCGCGTCCTCGTCACCGAGGTCGATCCGATCTGCGCCCTGCAGGCCGCGATGGAAGGCTATGAGGTCGTGACGATGGAAGACGCTGCCCCGCGCGGCGACATCTTCTGCACCGCCACCGGCAACCTCGACGTCATCACCGTCGACCACATGCGCGCGATGAAGCACCGCGCCATCGTCTGCAACATCGGCCACTTCGACTCGGAGATTCAGGTCGCCGGCCTGAAGAACTTCAAGTGGGACAACGTCAAGCCGCAGGTCGACGAGATCGAGTTCCCGGACGGCAAGCGCATCATCCTGCTCTCGGAAGGTCGCCTCGTGAACCTCGGCAACGCCACGGGCCATCCGTCCTTCGTGATGTCCTGCTCGTTCTCGAACCAGACGCTCGCGCAGATCGAGCTGTGGAACCACCACGCCAAGTACGAGAACAACGTCTACACCCTGCCGAAGCACCTCGACGAGAAGGTCGCGGCGCTCCACCTCGACAAGGTCGGCGCCAAGCTGACCAAGCTCAACGACGCCCAGGCGAAATACATCGGCGTGCCGCAGTCCGGCCCGTTCAAGCCCGAGCACTACCGCTACTGACACGCGCCAAGGCGCGATGTTGCCAAGGCCCGGCTCTCGCCGGGCCTTTTTTTATGGCTGTGCTTTTGCTGATTCACTTGGCGGGACGCTACTAATTGTATGTCGGCGACCCAATGAATCTACCTCTTGATATTTTTCGATGACGGCCGAGTGCCGCCTCAAAATCTCTCCGTTTACCGGCGATTAAGCACTTCCTGACGGACTCCAGCGATGATTAGAGTAGGACTGATTCGGGCTTCCGCCATGGTGCGACCGGGTCGAAAGCTCTGATGTGATTGGCGTGGTGGCGAGCGTGCATCGGCCCCCAGGAGACGGCGATTCTCGCCGGCTCTCCAGGCCGATTCCGACGAGCCTCGTGGACAGGGCGGGGATACCTGCCGAGAGATGATGGGCGCAGGATGAGACGGTCGAGGCGACAGGGGCGGGGAAGCGGCTGGAATCCGCACGCATGGCTGCCTGCCCTGACTGCTTCGGCCACGCCCGTTCTGGCGCAGGATCAGTGGCTGGCGCCGATACGGGTCGACATCATGAACACGGGCGCGCTGTCCCTCATTCTCGCCGGGCTTACGGTCTTCGCCACGACCACCTCGCTCGTCTATGTGCGCGAACGGACCCGCTGGCAGAAGCGCGAGGCCAAGCTGGCGGCCGACCTCGAGGCTGCCCGCAGCCATCAGGAACGCCTCTCGATCCTGCTCGCGGCCGATCCCCAGGTCGTGGTGAGCTGGAATGGCCGCGACGCGCAGCCCGTCTTCGAGGGCGATAGCGGCTTTCTCGGCGCGCCCGGGGCAGCGCTCGCCCTCGCTTATGGCAGCTGGGCCGCGCCTGCCGACGCCAAGCGGCTGGAACTCGCGACTGACGCGCTGAAGGAGCGCGGCGAGGCTTTCAGCTTCACGCTGCGCAGCAAGGGTGGCCCCTTCATCGATCTCGAGGGCCGGCCCGTCGCCGGCCGTGCGGTGATCCGCTTCCGCGAGGTCACGGGTGAGCGGGCGCAGGTCATGACGCTGCGTGGCGAGCTGGAGCGCGTCACGGCCGATCACGCGGCTCTCGCCCATCTGCTCGCGGGGCTGCCGCACCCGGCCTGGATGCGCAATGCCGATGGCCGGCTGACCTGGGTCAACGCCGCCTATGCCCAGGCGGTCGAGGCTACCGACGCGACGACGGCGGCGAAGGGTGGGCTGGAATTGCTCGACCGGGCCGAGCGCGAAACGGCTTCGCGCGCAAGGCGGGATGGCAATGCCTTCGCCGTGCGGGCGCCCGCGGTGGTCGCCGGCCAGCGCCGGACCCTCGATATCATCGAATTGCCGGTCGCGACGGGCTTTGCCGGCTTTGCCACCGATATGAGCGAATTGGAGGCGGTGAGGGCTGATCTCCAGCGCCAGATGGACGCCCATGTCCGCACGCTCGACCGCCTCAAGACAGCGGTCGCCGTGTTCGACGGCTCGCAGCGCCTCGTCTATCGCAACTCCGGCTTCGACACGCTCTGGTCGCTGGAATCGGGCTTCCTGGACGCCCTGCCGACCGATGGCGAGATCCTCGACCGGCTGCGCTCCGAGCGGCGATTGCCGGAACTCGGCGATTACCGCAGCTGGAAGGCGGCCGCGCAGGCGGGCTACACCGCGACACGCGCCAGCGAGGACTGGTGGTATCTGCCGGACGGGCGCACCGTCCATGTCGTCGCCAGCCCCAATCCGCAGGGCGGCGTCACCTATCTCTACGACGACGTTACCGAGCGCTTCACGCTCGAATCCCGCTTCAACGCGCTTTCCCGCACCCAGCGGGAAACGCTGGATTCGCTGCGCGAGGGCGTCGCCGTGTTCGGCTCGGACGGGCGGCTCAAGCTCTCCAACCCGGCCTTCGCCCAGTCTTGGCGCATTCAGGGCGGCGATCTCGCCGCCAGCGCGCCGCACATCGACGAGGTCATCCGGCTCTGCCGGCCGCTCTTCCCGCAGGAAGACGTGTGGAGCGAATTGCACAGCGTCGTCACCGGCGTGCGCGATGCGCGCGAGGATTATCGCTGTCGCATGGAGCGCCGCGACGGCACCGTGCTCGACATGGCTGCCGCGCCGCTGCCGGACGGCGCGACCCTGATCTCCTTCGCCGACGTCACCGCCAGCGTGAATGTCGAGCGGGCGCTGACCGAGAAGAACGACGCGCTGGAGAAGGTCTCGCGGCTGCGCGAGGATTTCGTCCACCACGTCTCCTACGAGCTGCGCTCTCCCCTCACCAACATCATCGGCTTCGCGCAGCTTCTGGGCACCGAGACGGTCGGCCCGCTCAACGAGAAACAGCGCGATTATTCCGCCCATATCGTGCGCTCCTCGGGCGCGCTGCTCGCCATCATCAACGACATTCTCGACCTCGCGACCATCGACAATGGCGCGCTCACGCTCGAGATCCAGGATGTCGACGTCGCCGACACCATCGCCCAGGCGGCGGCGGGGCTGCATGACCGGCTGACCGACAGCAAGCTCGAACTGAAGGTCGAGATCGACCCGCGCACCGGCCCGCTGCGCGCCGACGGCAAGCGCCTGCGCCAGGTGCTGTTCAACCTGCTCTCCAATGCGATCGGCTTCTCGTCGGCCGGCCAGACCGTCACCGTGACCGCGGCACGGCAGGGCAGCGACATCCGCATCACCGTCGCCGATCAGGGCCGCGGCATCCCCGCCGAGGTCAAGGAGAAGGTGTTCGAGCGCTTCGAGAGCCATTCGCTCGGCTCCAGCCATCGCGGCGTCGGCCTCGGGCTGTCGATCGTGCGTTCAATCGTCGAGCTCCATGGCGGCCATGTCGAGCTCGATTCCACGCCGGGGAAAGGCACCCGCGTCATCGCCGTCTTCCCGGCGCAGGGCGTGTCGCTCTCGGACGCTGCCGAATGACCGAAGAAGCCCGCAAGGCCGGTTCGCACCGGCTCATGCTGGCGGACGAAGCGGCGACGATCCGCCTCGCCGCCGATATCGCCGCCAACCTCAAGCCCGGCGACATCGTCGCGCTTTCCGGCCATCTCGGCTCAGGCAAGTCGCTGTTCGCGCGCGCCATCCTGCGCGAACTCGCGGACGACCCCGCGCTCGAGGCGCCGAGTCCGACCTTCACCCTGGTCCAGAGCTACGACACGCTGCGCGGCACGGTGCTCCATGCCGATCTCTACCGGGTCCGCTCGCCGGACGAGCTCGACGACATCGGGCTGATCGAGGATGTCGAGCGCCTGATCACCCTGGTCGAATGGCCGGACCGGGCCGGCACGCGCCTCCCTGCCGGCCGCCGGCTCGACATCGTGCTCGACGTCGATCCCGACAATCCCGAGACGGGCCGCATCGCCGATCTGTCCGGTGGCGTGCTCTGGAAGCAGCGCCTGGCCATCGCCGTGGCCTCGCGCCGCCTGATCGACAATGCCGGCTGGGGCGAGGCGCGGCGCGATTTCATGCTCGGCGACGCCTCGACGCGCGCCTATGAGCGATTGACGCGGCCTAACGGCGAAACGGCGGTGCTGATGATCTCGCCGCAGCGCCCGGACGGCCCGCCGATCCGCCTCGGCAAGCCCTACAGCGCGCTCGCCCATCTCGCCGAGAGCGTCGACGCCTTCGTCGCGATGGATCGCGGCCTGCGCTCGCTCGGCTATTCGGCGCCGGACATCCTCGCCGAGGATCTGACGGCCGGCCTGCTCATCATCGAGGACCTCGGCAGCGAGGGCGTGATCGATGCCGATCGCCAGCCGATCGCCGAGCGCTACGAGGCGGCGGCGCGGCTGCTCGCCGATCTCCATCGCCACACCTTGCCGACGATCCTGCCCGTCGCGGAGGGGCGCGATCATTCGATTCCCCCATATGACCGGCAGGCCCTCGCGATCGAGACCGAGCTGATCCTCGAATGGTATGCGCCGCATATCGCCGGCGTCACGCTGCCGGCGGTGACGCAGGCCGAGTTCGCCCGGATCTGGAGCAGGCTGTTCGACGAGATACTCGCCCAGCCCAGCACCTGGACGTTGCGCGACGTCCACTCGCCCAACCTGATCTGGCTGGAGCAGCGCGAGGGCCACGCCAAGGTCGGCCTGATCGACTTCCAGGACGCGGTGCTCGGCCACCCGGCCTACGACCTCGCCGCGCTCGGCCAGGATGCGCGCATCGACGTGCCGGCTTCGCTTGAGCTCAGGCTGCTCGCCGCCTATGGCTCGGCCCGACGTGCCGATACGCCGGATTTCGACCTCGCGGCTTTCGCCCGCGCCTATGCGATCCTCGGTGCCCAGCGCAACACCAAGATCGCCGGCATCTTCGCGCGCCTCGACAAGCGCGACGGCAAGCCCGGCTATCTCAAGCATCTGCCGCGTATCGAGGCCTATCTGCGCCGCAATCTCGAGCATCCGGCCCTGGAAGAGCTGAAGGTCTGGTATCAGGCGCACATGCCGAAGCTGTTCGAGACCGAAGCGGCGGACTAACCTCAAGCCGATCGATACGGAGATTCGCGTGACTTCAACCGCTTCGCCTCCGATCCGCCGGGCGATGGTGCTGGCGGCCGGGCTCGGGCAGCGCATGCGCCCCATCACCGACACGCTGCCGAAGCCGCTGGTGCAGATCGGCGGAAAGGCGATGCTCGACCATATGCTCGACCGGCTGGCCGATGCCGGTGTCGAGGAAGCAGTGGTCAACGTCCACCACCTTGCCGGGCAGGTCGAAGCCCGTCTCGCTGACCGTAGCCAGCCACGCATCACCATCTCGGACGAGCGGGCCGAGTTGCTGGAGACCGGCGGCGGGGTGAAGAAGGCGCTGCCGCTGCTCGGCGCCGCACCGTTCTTCCACGTCAACTCCGACGCGCTCTGGCGCGAGACGGGGCGGCCTGCCATGCAGGCGATGGTGGAAGCCTGGGAGCCCGAGCGGATGGACATGCTTCTCCTGCTCGCCGATCGCCAGACCAGTATCGGCTTCGACGGCGCCGGCGATTTCTTCCTGGGCGATGACGGCCGCCTCGCCCGGCGCGGCAGTGCAGCGAGTGCGCCCTGGGTCTATGCCGGCGTCGCCATCCTGAAGACGGAGCTCTTCGCCGATACGCCGGACGGTCCCTTCTCGCTCAACCTGCTCTTCGACCGTGCCATTGCCCGTGGCCGGCTGTTCGGCGAGCGGCTGGAAGGGCGCTGGCTGCATGTCGGCACGCCCGACGCGATCGCGCCGGCCGAGGCTGCCTTCGCCACGCAAACGGTCGATGCCTGAGCTCAATCTCTTCAGCATCCCCGCCGGAGCGCCCTTTCTCGACGTGCTGGCGCAGGCGATGCTCGATGGGCGGCTCGGGCCGATCCACGACCCGGCCGATCCGGCAGCGATGGCACGGGCCACGCTCTTTCTGCCGACGCGCCGCGCCGCCCGCGCCTTCACCACGATCCTGGCCGAGAAGCTCGGCGGCAAGCCGCTGCTGCTGCCACGCATCGTGCCGCTGGGCGATGTCGACGAAGCCGAGACGGCGCTGATCGGCTCCGGCGCCTGGTCGGGCGGGCGCATTGCCCCGATCGATCCGCTCAAGCGCCGCATGCTGCTGACACGGCTGGTCGATGCCTGGGGCCGCAGCGCCAACCGCAGCCATCTCAG
Above is a genomic segment from Bosea sp. NBC_00550 containing:
- a CDS encoding stimulus-sensing domain-containing protein, with product MATVDNEARASSPAAGWRGAMRRRFGLAWRRMARAVSARAASSLTRRILVLNLGGLVALLLGFLYLNQFREGLIEARVQSLLTQGEIIAGAIASSATVEIDSIAIDPDKLLQLQAGESAGIAEDPLDFSINPEKVAPLLRRLVTPTKTRARVYDKDGLLTIDSRSLYSRGDVLRLDLPRVGEPDEPPLLERTWNMLRNRLGKADVPTYDDFENANGKSYPEVARALNGAPASVVRVNTRGQTIVSVAVPVQRFRTIKGALLLSTQGGDIDAVIASERFAIFQVFAVAAGVMIVLSVLLAGTIAEPIRKLADAAQRVRRGVKSREQIPDFSSRHDEIGHLSGTLRDMTKALYSRIEAIESFAADVAHELKNPLTSLRSAVETLPRAKTEDSRSRLLSVIQHDVRRLDRLISDISDASRLDAELARNDSAPVDVAQVLEAVVTIQNETRREAQARIELTSDRRSQRPGGDSFVVLGHDSRLGQVMVNLIDNARSFSPPDKPVRVVLSRVANDVLVTIEDEGPGIEPHALERIFERFYTDRPNEGFGQNSGLGLSISRQIIEAHRGSIRAENRLGPVGPDGEAPRIGARFIVCLPAAYTHAA
- a CDS encoding HPr kinase/phosphorylase, with the protein product MSSGSTSGSRIHATVVAIGEAGVLLRGASGSGKSSVALALVGLASQSGRFARLVADDRVALAAGGGRLLARPVAPLEGIVERRGLGLTPEPFTGAAVVRLLVDLIGEEPARMPEPEELVDNLVGIDLPRLRVFGRTGDERLVLAALDLFTEPGP
- a CDS encoding PTS sugar transporter subunit IIA, encoding MIGLVLVTHGHLATEFRAALEHVVGPQAQLATIAIAPDDDMESRRRDIIAAVEQVENGSGVVILTDMFGGTPSNLAISVMEPGRVDVVAGVNLPMLIKLASVREEKTLDEAVTSAQDAGRKYITVASRVLAGK
- a CDS encoding HPr family phosphocarrier protein, coding for MDEDCDCPEVEIPAGALYGEFEIVNKKGLHARATAKFVQCAARFDADITVSRCGETVGATSIMGVLTLGAGIGSTITIVAKGTEAKPALDALAALIADRFGEGE
- a CDS encoding DUF4258 domain-containing protein, with translation MTRAATGAAFEFTNHALAMMAERSIERAWVELTVLEPDQVEPDLRNPEVTRAFRTLPERDGRVLRVVYRRTDTHFRIITMFLDRGRGR
- a CDS encoding DUF2283 domain-containing protein, with protein sequence MRTTYDAQVDALYVRFAESKIVESEEVRPGIVFDFDDAGRIVGVEILDASEHLAKDADLSHLSAA
- the ahcY gene encoding adenosylhomocysteinase, which translates into the protein MSDYVVKDIALADYGRKEINMAQDEMPGLMAVRAENKGKAPLKGARIAGCLHMTIQTAVLIETLKELGADVRWSSCNIFSTQDHAAAAIAATGTPVFAIKGETLEEYWEYVLKTATWGDGGTPNMILDDGGDLTMLIILGAEAEAGNAAFLDKPGNEEETIFFALIKRQLKANPGWFTKTRAAIKGVSEETTTGVHRLYELAKASRLPFPAINVNDSVTKSKFDNLYGCRESLVDAIRRGTDVMMSGKVAVVAGYGDVGKGSAASLRQAGCRVLVTEVDPICALQAAMEGYEVVTMEDAAPRGDIFCTATGNLDVITVDHMRAMKHRAIVCNIGHFDSEIQVAGLKNFKWDNVKPQVDEIEFPDGKRIILLSEGRLVNLGNATGHPSFVMSCSFSNQTLAQIELWNHHAKYENNVYTLPKHLDEKVAALHLDKVGAKLTKLNDAQAKYIGVPQSGPFKPEHYRY
- a CDS encoding sensor histidine kinase, translating into MNTGALSLILAGLTVFATTTSLVYVRERTRWQKREAKLAADLEAARSHQERLSILLAADPQVVVSWNGRDAQPVFEGDSGFLGAPGAALALAYGSWAAPADAKRLELATDALKERGEAFSFTLRSKGGPFIDLEGRPVAGRAVIRFREVTGERAQVMTLRGELERVTADHAALAHLLAGLPHPAWMRNADGRLTWVNAAYAQAVEATDATTAAKGGLELLDRAERETASRARRDGNAFAVRAPAVVAGQRRTLDIIELPVATGFAGFATDMSELEAVRADLQRQMDAHVRTLDRLKTAVAVFDGSQRLVYRNSGFDTLWSLESGFLDALPTDGEILDRLRSERRLPELGDYRSWKAAAQAGYTATRASEDWWYLPDGRTVHVVASPNPQGGVTYLYDDVTERFTLESRFNALSRTQRETLDSLREGVAVFGSDGRLKLSNPAFAQSWRIQGGDLAASAPHIDEVIRLCRPLFPQEDVWSELHSVVTGVRDAREDYRCRMERRDGTVLDMAAAPLPDGATLISFADVTASVNVERALTEKNDALEKVSRLREDFVHHVSYELRSPLTNIIGFAQLLGTETVGPLNEKQRDYSAHIVRSSGALLAIINDILDLATIDNGALTLEIQDVDVADTIAQAAAGLHDRLTDSKLELKVEIDPRTGPLRADGKRLRQVLFNLLSNAIGFSSAGQTVTVTAARQGSDIRITVADQGRGIPAEVKEKVFERFESHSLGSSHRGVGLGLSIVRSIVELHGGHVELDSTPGKGTRVIAVFPAQGVSLSDAAE
- the tsaE gene encoding tRNA (adenosine(37)-N6)-threonylcarbamoyltransferase complex ATPase subunit type 1 TsaE, translating into MTEEARKAGSHRLMLADEAATIRLAADIAANLKPGDIVALSGHLGSGKSLFARAILRELADDPALEAPSPTFTLVQSYDTLRGTVLHADLYRVRSPDELDDIGLIEDVERLITLVEWPDRAGTRLPAGRRLDIVLDVDPDNPETGRIADLSGGVLWKQRLAIAVASRRLIDNAGWGEARRDFMLGDASTRAYERLTRPNGETAVLMISPQRPDGPPIRLGKPYSALAHLAESVDAFVAMDRGLRSLGYSAPDILAEDLTAGLLIIEDLGSEGVIDADRQPIAERYEAAARLLADLHRHTLPTILPVAEGRDHSIPPYDRQALAIETELILEWYAPHIAGVTLPAVTQAEFARIWSRLFDEILAQPSTWTLRDVHSPNLIWLEQREGHAKVGLIDFQDAVLGHPAYDLAALGQDARIDVPASLELRLLAAYGSARRADTPDFDLAAFARAYAILGAQRNTKIAGIFARLDKRDGKPGYLKHLPRIEAYLRRNLEHPALEELKVWYQAHMPKLFETEAAD
- a CDS encoding nucleotidyltransferase family protein; its protein translation is MVLAAGLGQRMRPITDTLPKPLVQIGGKAMLDHMLDRLADAGVEEAVVNVHHLAGQVEARLADRSQPRITISDERAELLETGGGVKKALPLLGAAPFFHVNSDALWRETGRPAMQAMVEAWEPERMDMLLLLADRQTSIGFDGAGDFFLGDDGRLARRGSAASAPWVYAGVAILKTELFADTPDGPFSLNLLFDRAIARGRLFGERLEGRWLHVGTPDAIAPAEAAFATQTVDA